GATCTCTGCCAACTGAAGCCTGGCCTTCTCGTCGGGGTCCGCAGCCAAGCCGAGGGGATCGAAGAACTGGCCTCCGGGATATAGCCTTTTTTCAGGATCGAGTTCTGCGTTCCTTTGGATTTCAATGTAGCCAATAATTATTACCTCAATCCATATCAGTGTGGTCAAAGAGAATGGAAGCGGGAGACCTAGGTAGGACGATCCTTCCACCAACTCCacctgatcatcatcatcaccatgaTCATCAAAATAACCCCACGcacgaatttattttgttatgaatGGTGACCATGCAAGGAAAAGCTAATTAAGGGTAAGTACTAGAACGAgctaataacaaaaacaatattgcACAAAGTTATGTCTTTTTCATCATCGCTGTCGTTTCTGTCGCTGCCCTTATCATCGTCATCTGCAACAACGACCGTAAGTTTTGAGTGGATTTACAATAAGACACGATGAGCAGAAAGCTGCGTCAGGTACTTCAGCTCCTATATACAGGGGACCATGTCACTAGGTGACAAAGAAAACTTCCAACCGagtgaaataaaaaatcaacctcCATACGAGGGAATTAAGGATTAATTATCGGCCTTCAAGAGACATTTTCCATATTAACTTTTTCGTTTCTTTCTGTCAACTTTCTttggataaaaagaaaataaaatccagCCAAATCAATGCTAGCTATGATGCACTTCGAAGAACAATTAATAATGCGTTACCTTTCCTGCGTCCTGCCATGCAACCCCAGTGAGAGCCTCGACAGCAAGGGCACCAAGTGCGCCCAGCATTGCCCACCTACCATGGATGAGTTCGCATTCTCTAAATCTCTGCAACCCAAAAACCTCCGAGTATGGCTGAAAAGGTGTCGGATTCAGCTCCGCGACCTCGGACCGGGTCCCGATCACCTCACCGGCCTCGTTCTTCGCCAGGTTCTGGTCCAACGAGTCGAAGTCGAACTGCAAATACTCCGCCGGCTTCCCGAGCCCGAAAGGGTCGAAACCACGGTCCCCCACCATGGTCCCGTCGAGCCACTCAGGAGGTTGTGCGCCGGGGAACCATACGGGACGGTCCGAGACCAGCTTTGGGGCAGGTTTCTTTGGAGCCGGAGGTGACTTTTTGGCGCCGAATGGCCCGAACCCGAAGCGGGCTTGGAATCTTCCGGAGCCAGGGTTTGGGTTAAGGAAACGAGTTCCGAAGAAGTAGGAGGTGGCGGCAGATGTAATAGTGGTGGCCATATTTTGTGGAGTGGTGGAGCAGGGAGGAGGGACGGTGTCAGTGTGTGCGTACAAATACGaggtatatattatatagtagaTTTTGCGAATGCCACATCTCATCTTTTTGCCTTATCTGCTGGCCTGTGGTGAAGCAGAATGGTTGGTCTCGCATTtacccctttttttcttttctttttttatttttattttttatttttattagatttttttttttaaaaaaaattctatttacagatTGCAATGTacaaatcttttattaaatagaaaaaatattattttgataaaaatattattataattttaaaaaaaattaaaaataaaattgactaaACTTGTAATgtaatctttaaaataaaaactgtacctaatattactatttttttatatcatttttattagaaTCTTGTAACTAAGTTATTTTGTaggttaaaatatgaaaaatatatacttttataaaaacaagTAGAGGAGATctaacatattaaatttaagcaCGTCAATTCATTTTCCAGAACACTCTATATTGAATCTGgcaattttttaaacatataaaaatcaCTTCTCAATTATTGACTTCTTCGTTATGTTCTCGGATTATACTCACGAGTCGCgaatttggatgttgaaatagGATGGAGTAAgatgagaaatttaaaaataataatgaaatattacataaatagcagttaaattgtttgaattaatatattttataagattttaaaaaatagagagaaaaagtttaatagaaaagttataaatttaaaatattgttagaatataatttttattttagaatttgaaaaagttgagttattttttatattttatttgaaagtttgaaaaagatataatgattaaataattattagatgaaatagttaaaaatttgaaatttaaaaatgttttatgtttgaatgatatttaaatattgaatgagttgagattatttcaacatccaaatatgATCTaaaagatttcaaatgaaatataagATATGAAAATGCAGCACACCACTctaccattttatttttatgctactatgtaagatataataaatttattatcattagatGAAAATCAAAAGGTAGTGTAGCGTATAGGATTATCACATATATagatcttttctttcttttagttACATTGAAGTTTGCGGTTTGAATGTGTCAGATAGAAAACGGTGTGTCGTATTGGAACGACGTCAAGGGAGAGAAGCCACAGTCGCCCAGAGTGCAAGAAATGAAACAAATTGAAATACGCAGGGGGTGAGGTGTCTAAAATTGGCCATTCCTCACTCAGCAGGTTACGCAATCATAGCCCCCCAAAACGAAAAATTCTCCCCAAATAAAGTGACCACGTGTCGCTTTCATGGAAGTCCCACAAATATCTTCTCGGCATCTTTTCTCAGTATCACTGCTTAACTTTCGTCTTGGATTGCTGTTTTCCTGATCTCTTTGGTGTTTGCCTAGTTATTCCCCTCTCTTCTATCAGAAGAGGTACGTTCAATTTCTGTTAAatagtttctaaattttaatcGTAAATTTGGGCATGCGATGCTGAATATTATCTGTcgtctttatcttcttcttcttttttttccctaaaatttGAGCAAATAAAATGGGTACgtatttatttgttcttttcgAGCAGAGtcttatgaatatatatatatatatatatatataaagttctGGACTTTAACTCTTTATGGGTATTCAGTATTCTTGTTTCAGTTATTATACTTGTGATTTATTTTAAGCTATTATAGGCAACATAGTCACGTTTGCaaggaagaaagggaaagaaaaagccTGCTGACATGTGCTTGACCGATCGATTTTCTTTCGAAGAAGGCAAAAATATTGTAGTTTTATGGCTTTGCATGGAAAGCGAACATTTATTTTGCACATGAAAGCTTCAACATTAATATCTTATGTGATCATAGCTACTAAAGATCCATATATAACGCCAAACACAGCTTTAAGATGTGTAGTCAGAAATTTAATGACAATGGCAATCACCTTTTGCGGGGACTGCAGCCGTGTCAATCTAGTTTTAGCCAATTTTAGATCAATTTCATTGTTTATCTAGCACTTAGTTGATGGTGTACTGCATAGACTTGGCTTTAACTGAATCATTTTATGTTAGGGATCTTTATATTGACAATGAAGATTGCGAAGGGAAAATCGTCAACAAGGAAGGACAAAACAGAAGTATCAAAGCCGGTTGAGGAGAGGTAGTTCTGTTTCTATTGGATTTTGCATCCgatcattttttactttttgaattgCTTACTTATTAATTTAAGGTTAATCATTTATTAGAGAGTCTAGGtggggtttggatagtgagatgagatgagatggttttagatgaaagttgaaagttgaataaaatattgttaaaatattttttttaatattattattgttttgagatttgaaaagattgaattgtttattgtattttttgtggaaatttgtgaaaattataatgatgtgatgagataagatgagataggtCGAGATGGTTTTGTTGTCCAAACGGAGCCAGGCATCCTTGCTTTGCTCATGAAGTAGATGTGTTTTTTACTGAATGCTAGTGTCAGATGTGTTTTTCAGTGAATGCTAGTGTCATGTACgcgttttcttcttctattttatttttatttttatttttcagaaagGTTGGAAAGCGAAAGGCAGCAGTTAAGGCTGATAAGAGTCGCTTGAAATTGACCAAGAAAGCAAAATTGGACAAGAAAGATCCCAACAAACCAAAGAGGCCTCCAAGTGCCTTCTTTGTTTTTCTGTAAGTCTCTCCTAATCTCCAACGGTTTAGTGTGCtgctctctctttatttttgttttttatttatttatttattttttttttgggggggggggggggggggaggtttGAAGAGTTGCTAAACGTATACAATGGAATCACTGCAGAGAAGAGTTTCGAAAAACTTACAAGCAAGAGCACCCCAACGTGAAAGCTGTTTCAGCTGTAAGCAGCTACCTAAATTTTGTGTTTCTAGTACTTACGAAGTGTTTTTTCTGAGTTTGATAACTCACTTTATCTGTAGTTGAAACTAATCTAGCTACGGCCTGCTGTGCTGCAGGTTGGAAAAGCAGGAGGTGCGAAGTGGAAATCATTGTCTGCCACGGTAAGTAATAGACTATTTTCCTTGGAAGGTGCTTGAACAGGTTGAATGAATTAAGGACAAGTCGTGCAATCACCTCTTAAGCTGGTTACTTCAACTTTGAAAACCTATGGATTCTGTTTGTAAAGGTGCTGCGTAAACCTTTCACTGTTACTTCTACTGGACCTGGCTATCGGTGACTTTGAACTTCAATGGTGTGGCCAAGCCAATCCAGTCTGTTGTAGACTACAGATGCccttaatattttgtattgcTTGGGCCTGAAGAAAGGACTGGATAGTGGAATTTGACATATATATCCCTTAATTGATGCAGCAAGTTGGAAATTTAGCACATACATGAATTAGCTGATATAACTAGTTATGCACAGGGTATTAAGTTTTTTAGTGCTGTAAGTTCTATTCTCCATCCATGGCTTGATTCATGCCAACTGAATATGTAGAGATTCTTGCATTTGTTAATTGATTTTTAATTGGACTGGATTTTGGCAGGAGAAATCTCCATATGAAGCTAAAGCAGCACAAATGAAGTCAGATTATGAGAAGCTTATGacaacatacaataaaaaacaggtgaaatttttttatctttcttttggaAGAATGAAGTGCTTTATACTTTTATGCTTCATATAGTACTTTACTCAACTGTTTATTCAGGAAAGTACgaatgataatgatgatgaagatgaagagtcAAAATCTGCTctgaatgatgaagatgatgaggaaaGTGGGGAGGTAATAACTACAAGCTATGATTCCATGCATACTTAGGTGCATTGTCTTCCTTCAAGTCTTGAATGTGCAGCAGTTTGCATCTAATAGTAAAGCAAACTTTCTCGTCTGCATAATTTTCTAACTATCGCTGACTTTTTTGGCTGTTAAGTTAGAAATAGAAGTTATCCATCGTAACATGAGCAGTATAATTTTAAAGTACTCTTGAGACTGAATTATTCAAGATTTCAGAAAGGATTTAATGTCTGCAATTGTTCTTAATGAGGCagcatcccccccccccccccccccccccccccccaaattttctttctcctctccgTCTTTCTCTGCATCTACATCAgatcaccaaaaactccattATTCTGACCTTTTTTTTTGGCCGTTCTTTGGACTTTTTGTTAGACATTTTTTAGAGAAATCGTTTGACCTGCCATCTGCACACATACAAGGATTTGaccaaaaaaagaagataaaatagttttgcgAAATGTATTAGACAACTACCCTTCTACCTAGGTGGAGAGCTAAAAACTTGTGAACTTATCTAACCTATTGTTGGTAAATAGGTGCATTTGGTGTGTAGCGgcacttgattttttttaaggagtTTTGGTAGGTAATAGGTATA
Above is a genomic segment from Juglans microcarpa x Juglans regia isolate MS1-56 chromosome 1D, Jm3101_v1.0, whole genome shotgun sequence containing:
- the LOC121247428 gene encoding chlorophyll a-b binding protein CP29.3, chloroplastic: MATTITSAATSYFFGTRFLNPNPGSGRFQARFGFGPFGAKKSPPAPKKPAPKLVSDRPVWFPGAQPPEWLDGTMVGDRGFDPFGLGKPAEYLQFDFDSLDQNLAKNEAGEVIGTRSEVAELNPTPFQPYSEVFGLQRFRECELIHGRWAMLGALGALAVEALTGVAWQDAGKVELVEGSSYLGLPLPFSLTTLIWIEVIIIGYIEIQRNAELDPEKRLYPGGQFFDPLGLAADPDEKARLQLAEIKHGRLAMVVFLIFAIQAAATGKGPISFVATFNK
- the LOC121249427 gene encoding high mobility group B protein 1-like gives rise to the protein MKIAKGKSSTRKDKTEVSKPVEERKVGKRKAAVKADKSRLKLTKKAKLDKKDPNKPKRPPSAFFVFLEEFRKTYKQEHPNVKAVSAVGKAGGAKWKSLSATEKSPYEAKAAQMKSDYEKLMTTYNKKQESTNDNDDEDEESKSALNDEDDEESGEDEEDDEDEDD